DNA from Cupriavidus necator N-1:
TCGTCCGCAGGACGGTTGACGATGAACGACATCACCACCGACTCTACCGTATGCGTCGAATCGAAAGCCGTGACGCGGATGTAGTGGTTGGGGAAGGTGCTGCGCGCGTTGTTGATCTCCAGCAGGATGCCGGCGGCATCGCGCAGGTCGAACATCGGCAGGCCGAACATCTCCCAGTAGGTATTGCGCGGATGCGGGTCGTCGGTGTACTCGATGCCGACCGCCCAGCCCTGGTTCAGGCAGTATTCAAGCTGGCTGGTGATCTGCGCGTCGGTGA
Protein-coding regions in this window:
- a CDS encoding ribulose bisphosphate carboxylase small subunit codes for the protein MRITQGTFSFLPDLTDAQITSQLEYCLNQGWAVGIEYTDDPHPRNTYWEMFGLPMFDLRDAAGILLEINNARSTFPNHYIRVTAFDSTHTVESVVMSFIVNRPADEPGFRLVRQEEPGRTMRYSIESYAVQARPEGSRY